One Legionella lansingensis genomic region harbors:
- a CDS encoding PrkA family serine protein kinase, whose product MNTQDFLAGYTQRFVDSKEEELTLNEYLELCRTDPSAYANPAERLLMAIGEPEKIDTRHDPVLSRLFSNKVIHQYDVFKEFFGMEEPIEQIVGFLRHAAQGLEETKQVLYLLGPVGGGKSSLAEKLKDLMQKVPFYAIKGSPVFDSPLSLFDPAEDGELLYERFGIPSRHLRYVMSPWAVKRLHEYNGDISQFKIVKIMPSRMKQIAIAKTEPGDENNQDISSLVGKVDIRKLEEFSQDDPDAYSYSGGLCRANRGLLEFVEMFKAPIKVLHPLLTATQEGNYNATEGLSAIPFEGIILAHSNEAEWQTFRNNKNNEAFIDRINIVKVPYCLRVSEEVKIYKKLVNHSSLKESPCAPGTLEMLAQFSVLTRLKEPQNSSIYSKMRVYNGESLKDTDPKAKSYQEYRDFAGVDEGMSGISTRFAFKILSKVFNFDHSEIAANPVHLLYVVERQIEQEQFSQELHEKYLTFIKEFLTPKYVEFIGKEIQTAYLESYSEYGQNIFDRYITYADFWIQDQDYRDPDTGEIFDRSSLNLELEKIEKPAGISNPKDFRNEVVNFVLRARANNHGKNPVWNSYEKLKTVIEKKMFTNTEDLLPVISFNAKASEDDKKKHEEFIARMVDKGYTRKQVRLLCEWYLRVRKSQ is encoded by the coding sequence ATGAATACACAAGATTTTTTAGCGGGCTATACCCAACGCTTTGTTGACAGCAAAGAGGAAGAGTTAACCCTGAATGAATACCTGGAGTTGTGTCGTACTGACCCCTCTGCCTACGCCAATCCTGCTGAACGCCTGTTGATGGCCATCGGCGAACCAGAAAAGATTGATACTCGTCACGACCCTGTTTTGTCACGTCTGTTTTCAAATAAAGTTATACATCAATATGATGTTTTTAAAGAGTTTTTTGGGATGGAAGAGCCCATTGAACAAATCGTTGGTTTTTTACGCCATGCCGCTCAAGGCCTGGAAGAAACCAAACAGGTTCTTTATCTTCTAGGCCCTGTTGGAGGAGGTAAATCCTCTCTCGCCGAAAAATTAAAAGATTTAATGCAGAAAGTTCCTTTTTATGCCATTAAAGGTTCCCCTGTTTTTGATTCCCCTCTGTCACTATTTGATCCAGCTGAAGATGGTGAGCTGCTTTACGAGCGCTTTGGTATCCCATCACGGCATTTACGCTATGTCATGTCTCCATGGGCCGTTAAACGCTTGCATGAGTACAATGGTGACATTAGTCAGTTTAAAATCGTTAAAATCATGCCTTCCCGCATGAAGCAAATCGCCATTGCCAAAACTGAACCTGGTGATGAAAACAACCAAGATATTTCGTCTCTGGTGGGTAAAGTAGATATTCGGAAGCTGGAAGAATTTTCACAAGACGATCCAGATGCCTACAGTTACTCTGGGGGATTATGTCGTGCTAACCGCGGATTATTGGAATTTGTGGAGATGTTTAAAGCACCAATCAAAGTACTCCACCCGTTGCTTACTGCAACACAAGAAGGCAATTACAATGCTACCGAGGGTTTATCTGCTATTCCCTTTGAAGGGATTATCCTGGCTCACTCTAATGAAGCTGAATGGCAAACGTTCCGTAATAATAAAAACAATGAAGCCTTTATTGATCGTATCAATATTGTAAAAGTACCTTATTGTTTACGGGTCTCCGAGGAGGTCAAGATATACAAGAAACTGGTGAATCATAGTTCTCTTAAAGAGTCCCCTTGCGCCCCAGGCACCTTAGAGATGTTAGCCCAGTTTTCAGTCCTAACACGTTTGAAAGAACCACAAAATTCAAGTATTTACTCCAAAATGCGCGTTTACAATGGCGAAAGCTTGAAAGATACGGATCCTAAGGCCAAATCCTATCAAGAGTATCGCGATTTCGCTGGCGTGGATGAAGGAATGAGCGGGATTTCAACGCGTTTCGCCTTTAAGATTTTGTCAAAAGTGTTTAATTTTGATCACTCTGAAATTGCCGCAAACCCTGTCCATCTTTTATATGTCGTTGAACGTCAGATCGAACAGGAGCAATTCTCACAAGAATTACATGAAAAATATTTAACATTTATCAAAGAATTTTTGACACCCAAGTATGTTGAATTTATTGGCAAAGAAATTCAAACAGCTTATCTGGAGTCTTATTCTGAGTATGGTCAGAATATTTTCGATAGATACATTACCTATGCAGACTTCTGGATCCAAGATCAAGATTATCGTGATCCGGATACAGGAGAAATTTTTGATCGTAGTTCATTGAACCTGGAATTGGAGAAGATAGAAAAACCTGCGGGTATCTCTAATCCCAAAGATTTTCGTAACGAGGTAGTCAATTTTGTTTTGCGAGCACGGGCTAATAATCACGGTAAAAATCCAGTTTGGAATAGTTATGAAAAACTAAAAACAGTGATCGAGAAAAAGATGTTTACCAACACGGAAGATTTATTACCTGTTATTTCCTTCAACGCGAAAGCTTCGGAAGATGATAAGAAAAAACATGAAGAATTTATCGCTCGTATGGTAGATAAAGGCTATACGCGCAAGCAAGTCAGGTTACTGTGTGAATGGTATTTGCGAGTACGCAAGTCACAATAA
- a CDS encoding DUF1398 family protein: MIDAINTIKASLKKCYENDSDFLEHVNKIAAVGVKAYKVNLRNKSITYYFTDDSIHQEELLMPMAFRFGEFDQQKLANALEEVQKKIITYPEFLERITIAGINRYGVFIDEAKVIYYGERGSVTEYFPLSRKHG, translated from the coding sequence GTGATTGATGCAATTAATACGATAAAAGCGTCATTAAAAAAATGCTATGAAAATGACTCTGATTTTCTCGAGCATGTCAATAAAATAGCAGCTGTAGGTGTTAAGGCTTATAAGGTCAATCTAAGAAATAAAAGTATAACTTATTATTTTACTGATGACTCCATTCATCAGGAAGAACTTCTAATGCCCATGGCCTTCAGATTTGGAGAATTTGATCAACAAAAATTAGCCAATGCACTTGAAGAGGTGCAAAAGAAAATAATTACATATCCTGAATTTCTTGAACGGATAACTATCGCTGGCATTAATCGATACGGAGTTTTTATTGATGAGGCCAAAGTCATTTATTATGGTGAAAGGGGTTCAGTCACCGAATACTTCCCTCTTTCCAGAAAGCATGGGTAA
- a CDS encoding SpoVR family protein, which yields MKKKPLSTGAEWTFELIQAYDKEIARIAKDFKLDTYPNQIEVISAEQMMDAYASVGMPIGYHHWSFGKHFVGVEKSYKRGQMGLAYELVINSNPCISYLMEENTIAMQALVIAHACYGHNSFFKNNYLFKMWTSADAIIDYLVFAKNYISECEERYGIDEVEAILDACHALMNYGVDRYKHPTGLSIQEEKIRQQNREMYLQSQVNELWRTIPQAKRVDANGQKKRFPEEPQENILYFIEKNAPLLKPWQREIVRIVRKIAQYFYPQGQTKVMNEGWACFWHYTLLNALYDERLVTDEFMIEVLQSHTNVIMQPPFDSPHFSGINPYTLGYHMMQDIKSICENPTAEDEQWFPYLAHTDWLASLNSAMRNFKDESFIAQFLSPRLIRELKLFYVIDDDRQPDLLVGAIHDEQGYQTIREALARQYNLGYLEPDIQVYSVDMEGDRSLTLRYTQHNRVPLGDSTMEVLKHLYTLWKFPVAIQSIDNSGQITAEHHCPPLPPKNHPKEPYP from the coding sequence ATGAAGAAGAAGCCTTTATCTACTGGGGCTGAATGGACCTTTGAGCTTATTCAAGCCTATGATAAAGAAATTGCTCGTATTGCCAAAGATTTCAAGCTGGATACATATCCAAATCAGATCGAAGTCATTTCAGCAGAACAAATGATGGATGCCTATGCTTCCGTGGGCATGCCTATTGGTTACCATCATTGGTCTTTTGGTAAACATTTTGTTGGTGTTGAAAAAAGCTATAAGCGTGGACAAATGGGATTAGCTTATGAGTTGGTCATCAATTCAAATCCTTGTATTTCCTACCTCATGGAAGAAAATACCATAGCGATGCAAGCTTTGGTGATTGCTCATGCCTGCTACGGTCATAATTCTTTCTTTAAGAATAACTATTTATTCAAAATGTGGACATCAGCTGACGCTATTATTGACTATCTTGTGTTTGCCAAGAACTATATCAGTGAGTGTGAAGAACGCTACGGCATTGATGAGGTGGAAGCCATTCTCGATGCGTGCCATGCGCTAATGAATTATGGAGTCGATCGTTATAAACACCCAACAGGACTATCCATCCAAGAAGAAAAAATCCGTCAGCAAAATCGTGAAATGTATCTGCAATCGCAAGTGAATGAGTTATGGCGAACTATCCCGCAAGCTAAACGCGTTGATGCTAACGGACAAAAAAAACGCTTCCCCGAGGAGCCACAGGAGAACATCCTCTACTTTATCGAAAAGAATGCGCCTTTATTGAAACCTTGGCAGCGGGAAATTGTGCGTATTGTAAGAAAAATTGCCCAATATTTTTATCCGCAAGGCCAAACAAAGGTGATGAACGAAGGGTGGGCTTGCTTCTGGCATTATACCCTTTTAAATGCTCTCTATGATGAGAGATTAGTCACTGATGAGTTTATGATAGAAGTTTTACAAAGCCATACCAATGTCATCATGCAACCTCCATTTGATAGTCCGCATTTTAGTGGCATTAATCCCTACACCTTGGGTTATCACATGATGCAAGATATTAAAAGCATCTGCGAAAATCCTACTGCCGAGGACGAGCAATGGTTTCCCTATCTAGCACACACCGATTGGCTTGCCAGTCTTAATTCCGCTATGCGCAATTTTAAAGATGAGAGTTTTATTGCCCAATTTTTATCACCAAGGTTAATCCGCGAACTTAAGTTATTTTATGTGATTGATGATGATAGGCAACCTGACTTGCTTGTTGGTGCGATTCATGATGAACAAGGATATCAAACAATCCGAGAGGCTTTGGCGAGACAGTACAATTTAGGCTATCTTGAACCAGACATCCAAGTCTATTCAGTCGATATGGAAGGCGATCGTTCTCTCACGCTGCGCTACACCCAGCACAACCGCGTGCCTTTAGGTGACAGTACAATGGAAGTGTTAAAACATTTATATACGCTATGGAAATTTCCAGTGGCTATCCAATCCATTGATAACTCCGGACAAATTACAGCAGAGCACCATTGCCCTCCTCTACCCCCAAAAAATCACCCCAAAGAACCCTATCCGTAG
- a CDS encoding SulP family inorganic anion transporter gives MKQRLFIHLKNDLPSSIVVFFVALPLCLGIALASNTPLFAGIIAGIIGGIVVGLASGSALGVSGPAAGLVAIVISSVESLGSWEAFLLAGVIAGVLQLIAGFLRGGIIAYYFPSAVIKGMLTGIGIIIILEQIPHLLGHDVTPLLTSNGELGISGIREALDYVNPGIVLISILSLLIFFLWEKVLTKKHKFFEIIQAPLVVVILGITLNWFYEHRLMEFALERSALVQLPKFSKISELFQYLTLPDFSLITNFAIYKVAIVIALIASLETLLCVEAVDKLDPHKRITPTDRELKAQGLGNIISCFIGGLPITQVIVRSSANVAFGAKTKLSTILHGFFLFICVVSIPEILNKIPLASLASILIIIGYKLAKPGLFKQMYKMGWEQFVPFIVTIVGIVFNHLLFGITLGFSVAIFIILRHHFLNSHDLIKIKARTKNQYLLKLAEEVSFLNKGSIINELKNIPEDTDVIIDGSKSKMIDHDIKEVIQNFILNAKTKNIKVKLIGI, from the coding sequence ATGAAACAGCGCTTATTTATTCATCTTAAAAATGATCTACCATCCTCTATTGTGGTTTTTTTTGTTGCCTTACCTTTATGTTTAGGAATTGCATTAGCATCAAATACTCCTTTATTTGCTGGAATTATTGCTGGGATCATCGGTGGAATCGTCGTTGGGTTAGCAAGCGGTTCAGCGCTAGGAGTCAGTGGCCCAGCCGCAGGACTTGTAGCAATTGTCATCAGTTCAGTTGAGAGCTTGGGTAGCTGGGAAGCTTTTTTGCTAGCTGGAGTAATTGCCGGCGTATTGCAATTAATTGCAGGTTTTCTACGGGGTGGTATTATTGCTTACTACTTTCCTTCAGCAGTCATCAAAGGCATGCTTACAGGAATTGGAATCATAATTATTTTAGAGCAAATCCCGCATTTATTAGGACACGACGTTACCCCTCTTCTTACATCAAATGGAGAGCTAGGCATCAGTGGCATCAGAGAAGCATTGGATTACGTTAATCCTGGTATTGTTCTTATCAGTATTCTCTCTCTTTTAATTTTTTTTCTTTGGGAAAAAGTACTAACAAAAAAGCATAAATTTTTCGAAATCATTCAAGCCCCCCTCGTTGTTGTCATTCTGGGGATCACTCTAAACTGGTTTTACGAACACCGATTAATGGAATTCGCCCTGGAACGATCAGCATTGGTCCAGCTTCCCAAATTTTCCAAAATATCTGAATTATTTCAATACCTAACCTTACCTGACTTTTCACTAATTACTAACTTCGCGATATACAAAGTAGCAATTGTTATCGCTCTAATCGCAAGCTTAGAAACGTTACTCTGTGTGGAAGCAGTGGACAAACTTGACCCCCACAAACGCATCACGCCTACAGACCGCGAATTAAAAGCTCAAGGATTAGGTAATATAATATCTTGTTTTATTGGTGGTCTCCCTATTACGCAAGTTATCGTGAGAAGCAGCGCCAATGTCGCTTTTGGTGCGAAAACTAAACTGTCCACCATTTTGCATGGGTTTTTTCTTTTTATTTGTGTCGTAAGCATACCAGAAATACTCAATAAAATTCCCCTGGCTTCGCTCGCTAGTATTTTAATTATAATAGGCTATAAACTTGCTAAACCCGGTTTATTTAAACAAATGTATAAAATGGGTTGGGAGCAATTTGTTCCATTTATTGTCACAATCGTTGGCATTGTTTTTAATCACCTACTTTTTGGAATTACCCTAGGATTTTCAGTCGCTATTTTCATCATTTTACGTCATCATTTTCTTAATTCACATGACCTTATTAAAATCAAAGCTAGAACCAAAAATCAGTATCTTCTAAAACTCGCAGAAGAAGTTTCCTTCCTGAATAAAGGAAGTATTATTAATGAATTAAAGAATATACCTGAGGATACAGATGTAATAATTGACGGCTCTAAATCCAAAATGATTGATCATGATATCAAAGAGGTCATTCAAAATTTTATACTAAATGCAAAAACAAAGAATATTAAAGTAAAACTAATAGGAATTTAA
- the pepN gene encoding aminopeptidase N, whose translation MPDTTVYLKNYQPPVFEVKNVALNFDLYDDHARITSQLALERKYKGPLRLYGDELELISIHLNGQQLKEGSYRREGDDLIIDNCPDDSKLTIVTRVRPQENTKLSGLYRSNHLFCTQCEAEGFRRMTFFPDRPDILAPFTTRITADKHTYPVLLSNGNLIDAGDLEEGRHWVQWQDPFKKPSYLFALVAGNLACVRDKFFTRSGKEVDLRIYVEHGNEDKCSHAMESLKKAMRWDEEVYGREYDLSIFMIVAVSDFNMGAMENKGLNIFNSKYILARPDTATDQDFADVEGVVGHEYFHNWTGNRVTCRDWFQLSLKEGLTVFRDQEFSRDMNSRDVNRILDVKVLRNTQFPEDAGTMAHPVRPDSYQEINNFYTATVYNKGAEVIRMQHTLLGKEGFRRGMDLYFERHDGQAVTIDDFVAAMEDANQVDLTQFKRWYSQAGTPEVRVVKHFSGDTLTLTMTQSCSSTPECKDKKPFHIPIRVALFDKTGKALPIKKEVLELRKTKETFDFTGLKEEPIVSLLRDFSAPIKLHAQTSQDALLALLRFENDGFAKWDAAQSLALSCIKGYLNGSSKEWDIPTPLIAAYQHVLLDDSLDPALRAEILTPPAFEDVAGELTTVDVDAVEAARDFFRATLGRHLFAKAHSMYQALWQIEDHAMNAKAFGRRKLRNVCLWLMMKADENKSLELCEQQFMKSHTMTDQLASFALLNNSSQNIAREKAIDSFYRQWSQDELVLDKWFAIQASSEQPDTLARVKILLQHPAFNIKNPNKVRALVGAFSQANPRNFHAKDGSGYAFLMDMLVKLDKINPQITARLATPFTRWHRYDTKRQELMKKELNKLAALDLSRDLREIVTKSLAV comes from the coding sequence ATGCCAGACACTACTGTTTATCTGAAAAATTACCAACCTCCTGTTTTTGAGGTAAAAAATGTGGCGCTCAATTTTGACTTATATGATGATCACGCACGGATTACCAGTCAGCTTGCATTAGAACGCAAATATAAAGGCCCTCTTCGTCTGTATGGCGATGAGCTGGAATTGATCAGTATACATCTTAATGGGCAACAACTTAAAGAAGGCAGTTATCGACGCGAAGGGGATGATTTGATCATTGATAACTGCCCGGATGATTCGAAATTGACCATCGTTACTCGAGTACGCCCACAAGAGAATACTAAATTATCTGGGCTTTACCGTTCAAATCATCTTTTTTGTACTCAATGTGAGGCTGAGGGATTTAGACGAATGACTTTCTTTCCTGACAGACCTGATATATTGGCTCCTTTTACCACGAGGATTACTGCTGACAAACATACGTATCCGGTTTTGCTGTCTAACGGCAATTTAATTGATGCAGGTGATTTAGAAGAAGGGCGTCATTGGGTTCAATGGCAGGATCCATTCAAAAAACCCTCTTATCTGTTTGCTTTAGTTGCTGGTAATTTGGCTTGTGTGCGCGATAAATTTTTTACCCGCTCTGGAAAAGAGGTTGATTTACGCATTTATGTCGAGCATGGGAATGAAGATAAATGCTCGCATGCGATGGAGTCATTGAAAAAAGCAATGCGTTGGGATGAAGAGGTTTATGGACGAGAGTATGATCTTTCTATTTTTATGATCGTTGCTGTAAGTGATTTCAACATGGGAGCTATGGAAAACAAAGGTTTAAATATTTTTAATTCAAAATATATTCTTGCCCGTCCAGATACTGCAACTGATCAAGACTTTGCTGATGTCGAAGGTGTTGTAGGGCACGAATATTTCCATAATTGGACAGGGAATCGGGTGACTTGTCGAGACTGGTTCCAATTAAGTTTGAAAGAAGGCTTAACTGTTTTTCGCGATCAAGAGTTTTCTCGCGACATGAATTCTCGTGATGTCAACCGAATTCTTGATGTAAAGGTTTTGCGTAATACACAGTTTCCTGAGGATGCAGGGACGATGGCTCATCCGGTTAGACCTGATTCCTATCAGGAGATTAATAATTTTTATACTGCCACCGTTTACAACAAAGGTGCAGAAGTGATTCGTATGCAACATACGTTATTAGGAAAAGAAGGCTTCCGCCGAGGCATGGATTTATATTTTGAGCGTCATGATGGTCAAGCAGTAACTATTGATGATTTCGTTGCAGCTATGGAGGATGCTAATCAGGTTGATTTAACACAATTTAAGCGTTGGTACAGTCAAGCAGGAACACCTGAGGTGAGGGTCGTTAAGCATTTTAGTGGTGATACTCTCACTCTAACCATGACACAATCTTGTTCTTCTACCCCAGAGTGCAAGGATAAGAAGCCATTTCATATTCCCATTCGTGTGGCATTATTTGATAAAACAGGAAAGGCATTGCCTATCAAAAAAGAGGTTCTTGAATTGCGCAAAACCAAAGAAACCTTCGATTTTACGGGTTTAAAAGAAGAACCGATCGTTTCTTTGTTGCGTGATTTTTCTGCTCCGATCAAACTGCACGCGCAAACTAGCCAGGACGCCTTGCTTGCTCTTTTACGCTTTGAGAATGACGGTTTTGCCAAATGGGATGCCGCTCAAAGCTTAGCATTATCTTGTATCAAAGGTTATTTGAATGGTTCTTCTAAAGAATGGGATATTCCAACACCCTTAATTGCGGCCTATCAACATGTATTGCTAGATGACAGTTTGGATCCTGCTTTACGTGCTGAAATTTTAACGCCCCCTGCTTTTGAAGATGTGGCCGGAGAATTGACTACAGTAGATGTTGATGCTGTGGAGGCTGCGAGAGATTTTTTCCGTGCAACGCTGGGGAGACATTTGTTTGCAAAGGCTCATTCAATGTATCAGGCTCTCTGGCAAATTGAAGATCATGCCATGAACGCAAAGGCTTTTGGACGAAGGAAATTACGAAATGTCTGCTTATGGTTGATGATGAAAGCTGATGAAAATAAGAGTCTTGAGCTATGTGAACAGCAGTTTATGAAATCGCATACCATGACTGATCAACTGGCCAGTTTTGCCTTGCTAAACAACTCCTCTCAAAATATTGCAAGAGAGAAAGCCATTGATAGTTTTTATAGGCAGTGGTCTCAAGACGAACTTGTGTTGGATAAATGGTTTGCAATCCAGGCAAGCAGTGAGCAACCAGATACGTTGGCACGCGTTAAAATTTTGCTTCAGCACCCAGCGTTTAACATCAAAAATCCTAATAAAGTCAGGGCATTAGTAGGTGCTTTTTCGCAAGCAAATCCACGAAATTTCCATGCAAAAGATGGTAGTGGTTATGCCTTTTTAATGGATATGCTCGTCAAATTGGATAAGATAAATCCACAAATCACGGCAAGATTAGCTACTCCTTTTACACGATGGCACCGTTATGATACAAAAAGACAAGAACTGATGAAGAAAGAACTAAATAAGTTAGCGGCATTGGATCTGTCTCGTGATTTGCGTGAAATCGTTACCAAAAGTTTGGCTGTTTAA
- a CDS encoding helix-turn-helix domain-containing protein, which produces MTPLIKSIEINDNTQQSTVPYTVLPDLYVVLGFQYSGSLLLINNNQNIQLSRCGFSGLQTRPKKYQCTSADTKTLLIKFYPWAIPCLMRESSQTLTNNAVSFGDILSVFEQERFEELLFTAPTPCELSTRLEEFFNHLRIGNIDKKVDNHFIGLIKQTMNNSCYQVKQLEEISGYTTRTIERRFKELVGFSPKKFLLLKRFQLTLKYLQAGLSWEDIMEKCAYYDQSHLINSFKEFSGAPPSLAI; this is translated from the coding sequence ATGACTCCTCTAATCAAAAGTATTGAAATTAATGATAATACGCAACAAAGTACCGTGCCTTACACGGTATTACCGGATTTGTATGTCGTGCTTGGTTTTCAATATTCAGGTTCACTGTTATTAATTAATAATAATCAAAACATTCAGTTAAGTCGTTGTGGATTCAGTGGGCTGCAAACTCGTCCCAAAAAATATCAGTGTACCAGTGCTGACACAAAAACTCTTTTGATAAAATTTTATCCTTGGGCAATACCTTGTTTAATGAGAGAGTCTTCACAAACCCTTACCAATAATGCAGTTAGCTTTGGTGATATTTTGAGTGTCTTTGAACAAGAAAGGTTTGAAGAACTTTTATTTACCGCGCCTACACCCTGTGAGCTCTCTACCCGTTTGGAAGAGTTCTTTAATCATTTGAGAATCGGAAATATTGATAAAAAGGTAGATAATCATTTCATAGGGCTGATTAAGCAGACAATGAATAATTCCTGTTATCAAGTTAAGCAATTAGAGGAAATTTCAGGATATACTACCAGAACAATAGAACGCCGTTTCAAAGAATTAGTTGGTTTTTCGCCTAAAAAATTTTTATTGCTCAAACGATTCCAACTTACACTTAAATACCTTCAAGCTGGTTTAAGTTGGGAAGATATCATGGAAAAATGTGCTTACTACGACCAGTCGCATTTAATAAATAGCTTTAAAGAATTTTCTGGTGCTCCCCCTTCTCTAGCGATATAA
- a CDS encoding YeaH/YhbH family protein: MSQIIDRRLNAGKKSTVNRQRFLRRYKNQIKRAVSDAVGKRSITEIDQGEEISIPAKDISEPHFYRGHGGREERILPGNDEFMTGDRIKRPSGSSGSGGGGQASDSGEGEDEFVFQLSREEFLDLYFEDLELPDLVKKELARMTTYKTIRAGVTTSGTPTNINVIRSMRQAAGRRMALASPYKRQLRLAQAELEHLEQNPNTQKIDILRLKRDIEFFKKKIKAVPFIDTIDLRYNNRIRVPVPSTQAVMFCVMDVSGSMDEAKKDIAKRFFILLYLFLTKNYERIELVFIRHHTSAKEVNEEEFFYSRETGGTVVSSALELLFTIIEARYPPSAWNIYVAQASDGDNWNADSPYCQELLQEKIMPLLQYFAYIEIMPRHHQSLWEVYQQIRQHYPNFAMENIDNVADIYPVFRELFKRKTT; the protein is encoded by the coding sequence ATGTCGCAAATAATTGATAGACGGCTGAATGCTGGAAAAAAAAGCACAGTAAACCGCCAGCGTTTTCTTCGCCGCTATAAAAATCAAATTAAACGTGCCGTTTCTGATGCTGTGGGCAAACGAAGCATCACTGAGATTGATCAGGGTGAAGAAATCAGTATACCGGCAAAAGATATTTCTGAACCTCACTTCTATCGTGGCCACGGGGGACGTGAGGAGCGTATACTCCCGGGTAATGACGAGTTTATGACTGGCGATCGCATCAAACGCCCGTCTGGAAGTTCAGGGAGTGGAGGCGGCGGCCAAGCGAGCGATTCTGGTGAAGGGGAAGATGAGTTTGTTTTTCAATTATCGAGAGAAGAGTTTCTCGATTTGTACTTTGAAGATCTGGAGCTGCCTGACCTAGTCAAAAAAGAATTAGCAAGGATGACGACATACAAAACCATCCGCGCTGGAGTAACAACGAGTGGGACTCCCACTAACATTAACGTAATACGTTCAATGCGCCAAGCCGCAGGTCGACGTATGGCACTGGCTTCACCGTACAAACGCCAATTACGCTTGGCGCAGGCAGAATTAGAACACTTAGAGCAAAATCCGAATACGCAGAAAATAGATATCTTGCGCTTAAAACGAGATATTGAGTTTTTTAAAAAGAAAATAAAGGCAGTGCCTTTTATTGACACCATTGATTTGCGCTATAACAATCGTATTCGCGTACCAGTGCCATCGACACAAGCAGTAATGTTCTGTGTTATGGATGTTTCAGGTTCAATGGATGAGGCCAAAAAAGACATAGCCAAACGCTTTTTTATTCTTCTCTATCTTTTCCTCACTAAAAATTACGAACGCATTGAGTTGGTTTTTATTCGTCATCACACTTCAGCCAAAGAAGTCAATGAAGAGGAATTCTTTTATTCCCGCGAAACAGGCGGGACAGTAGTATCCAGTGCGCTGGAATTATTGTTCACAATCATTGAGGCACGTTACCCTCCTTCAGCCTGGAATATTTACGTTGCTCAAGCGTCCGATGGGGATAACTGGAATGCGGATTCCCCTTATTGTCAGGAGTTATTACAAGAAAAGATCATGCCTCTATTACAGTATTTTGCTTATATAGAAATCATGCCCCGACATCACCAGAGCCTTTGGGAAGTATACCAGCAAATAAGGCAACATTACCCTAATTTTGCTATGGAAAATATCGACAATGTTGCTGATATTTATCCTGTATTCCGTGAATTATTCAAAAGGAAGACTACATGA